A stretch of Aspergillus nidulans FGSC A4 chromosome VI DNA encodes these proteins:
- a CDS encoding putative serine/threonine protein kinase rfeA (transcript_id=CADANIAT00010144): MPKDFQPFLQRFLRHSVQETSHPPITNKLVDTDEADLPRNGYGSSIESGRKYSTGNISIGSAAKDGAHNPPHQHFHPPNSRRGSWAWESLSEYVSLGKTSRSSSISTSSISQREDWEHWAEKNLTKQDQPVEKDKMALITRKYGEIRQITGLSDHAVILQSHKVQYCPPLDRYYAIKVFRRSPGQSTDEYTKQVNAEFAVVANLHHQHVVSTFELLPIGGGNLAACMEYCAGGDLHSLITAGPSHRLPSEEADCLFKQLLRGISYLHKSGIAHRDLKPENLLLTHRACLKISDFANAERVRFDGDDSQHANDLAETERRSLEPTPYLAPERYLDEGDRYMSRSDPRALDIWAAAVIYVAMRTGRNLWKAATEKDEGFRAYVEERKAEKTNTVIQDSCHERGRKVIYAMLSTDPGKRPIATEILSSEWLQNIDCCIFDHSQAESNGFSA; the protein is encoded by the exons ATGCCTAAAGACTTTCAGCCGTTCTTGCAGCGGTTCCTGCGGCACTCCGTCCAGGAGACTAGCCACCCCCCTATAACAAACAAACTTGTCGATACAGACGAAGCCGACCTCCCCAGAAATGGTTATGGGTCAAGCATCGAGTCCGGACGCAAGTACTCAACAGGAAACATCAGTATCGGATCTGCTGCAAAAGATGGTGCCCATAATCCGCCGCATCAGCATTTCCATCCGCCCAACTCAAGACGAGGAAGCTGGGCGTGGGAAAGCCTGAGCGAGTACGTCAGCTTAGGAAAAACGAGCCGGTCAAGCTCCATTTCGACAAGCTCAATATCCCAGCGCGAGGACTGGGAGCACTGGGCAGAGAAGAACCTCACAAAGCAAGACCAGCCCGTCGAGAAGGACAAAATGGCACTAATCACTCGCAAATACGGCGAGATCCGCCAGATCACAGGCCTGAGCGACCACGCTGTGATCCTCCAGTCGCATAAAGTCCAGTACTGCCCGCCGCTGGATCGCTACTATGCCATCAAGGTCTTTCGCCGCAGTCCCGGTCAGAGCACGGACGAGTACACAAAACAAGTCAATGCGGAgttcgccgtcgtcgccaatctgcaccaccagcacGTCGTCTCGACCTTCGAACTCCTCCCCATCGGCGGAGGAAATCTAGCCGCTTGCATGGAGTACTGTGCGGGTGGGGATCTTCACTCCCTGATCACGGCTGGTCCCTCGCACAGATTACCCTCGGAAGAGGCAGACTGTCttttcaagcagcttcttCGTGGCATCTCCTACCTTCACAAATCAGGCATCGCCCACCGCGACCTGAAGCCGGAGAACCTCCTCCTGACACACAGGGCTTGCCTCAAGATCTCAGACTTTGCGAATGCCGAGCGCGTCCGTTTCGATGGTGATGATTCTCAGCATGCCAATGACCTGGCGGAAACTGAACGCCGCAGCTTAGAACCGACACCGTATCTTGCCCCGGAGCGATACCTTGACGAGGGCGACAGGTACATGTCCAGATCCGACCCCAGAGCCCTCGATATCTGGGCCGCGGCTGTTATATACGTCGCTATGAGGACAGGAAGGAACCTGTGGAAAGCGGCAACGGAGAAGGACGAGGGCTTCAGGGCGTATGTCGAAGAGCGTAAGGCCGAGAAGACGAATACTGTTATCCAGGATTCGTGCCAT GAACGGGGCCGCAAAGTGATATACGCCATGTTAAGCACTGATCCTGGGAAGCGACCTATCGCGACTGAGATTCTTTCCTCAGAGTGGCTTCAGAACATTGACTGCTGTATCTTTGATCATTCCCAAGCAGAGTCTAATGGATTTTCGGCCTGA